A single window of Lutzomyia longipalpis isolate SR_M1_2022 chromosome 1, ASM2433408v1 DNA harbors:
- the LOC129786134 gene encoding serine protease inhibitor dipetalogastin-like — MKMNQLHTVRNLLAVAIVSYMVSHTTVTAAKCNLNPFYKPICGSDGKTYGNIDMLNCINIHRPFHRRIHVVRKGECAALLCPSYEDLQGPWTSDTIVCANNGYSYGHPHQVRCLKAFIPTINIAHEGGCTIREVRKSLNRHFRKKACSTPRRQFEKNIVCGHNNKTYVNPFEALCSNPRIHEKLGGKCFCPFQVSCDFATRLNRSFYNSTRAEKERYIVCGSDRRTYRSHFHLECSRRLNRYLYRVNNGPCKKDKDACPQWLKFIKTPTPVCGSDKRSYVSYEALLCASSRLRRNIFYVHSGNCIE; from the exons ATGAAAATGAATCAATTGCATACAGTGCGGAATCTTCTGGCAGTTGCTATCGTCA GTTATATGGTATCACACACTACTGTCACCGCAGCCAAATGCAATCTCAATCCCTTCTACAAACCAATTTGTGGTTCCGATGGCAAGACCTACGGTAACATTGACATGCTCAATTGTATCAATATTCATCGCCCATTTCACAGGA GAATTCATGTTGTAAGAAAAGGAGAATGTGCAGCCCTTCTGTGTCCAAGCTATGAAGATCTACAAGGGCCATGGACCAGCGATACGATTGTATGTGCCAACAATGGCTACAGCTATGGGCATCCACATCAAGTACGCTGTCTCAAGGCATTTATACCAA CTATAAATATTGCCCACGAGGGCGGATGTACAATTCGTGAGGTGAGAAAATCACTCAACCGACACTTCCGCAAGAAAGCATGCTCGACGCCAAGGCGACAATTTGAGAAGAATATCGTTTGTGGGCACAACAATAAAACTTATGTCAACCCCTTCGAAGCACTTTGCTCCAATCcca GAATTCATGAGAAATTGGGCGGTAAGTGCTTCTGTCCCTTCCAAGTGAGTTGTGATTTTGCCACACGTCTCAATCGTTCCTTCTACAATTCTACAAGAGCTGAGAAGGAGCGATACATTGTCTGTGGCAGTGACCGAAGAACGTATCGTTCACATTTTCACCTCGAGTGCTCTCGTCGTCTGAATCGAT ATCTGTATCGAGTGAACAATGGACCAtgcaaaaaggataaagaCGCTTGTCCTCAAtggttgaaatttattaaaacaccTACACCTGTTTGTGGATCCGATAAACGATCTTATGTTTCATATGAAGCCCTTTTGTGTGCCTCTTCACGACTTCGAAGAA aCATATTTTATGTTCATTCCGGGAATTGCATAGAGTAA